From the Kiritimatiellaceae bacterium genome, one window contains:
- a CDS encoding DNA cytosine methyltransferase, with protein MKIQKKLTYIDLFAGCGGLSLGLYNSERWHGLFAVEKNADAFKTLKHNLIDSHQHFSWPEWLRKQNHDIKSLLITHRANLIALRGKVDLVAGGPPCQGFSLAGRRAEKDHRNNLVHSYLEFIELVQPRAILFENVKGFSVGFKTGDTRGTPVSQTVLKKLHALGYEDAVPHVLDFSEFGVPQQRKRFIIVGTRNGTADKFFKNIKAAASDFLGKKELSATPSLKQAISDIERGHGEFDSPDTPGFMAGKYASRAFSPYQKLMRTGAGKTPDSHRFAKHSPAVQDKFAAIIENQLTSRDVQKQFNTRKSSTKLLRASEPTPTLTTLPDDYVHYCEPRILTVREYARIQSFPDWYEFKGKYTTGGSRRKIEVPRYSQIGNAIPPLFAELAGRVLGEALI; from the coding sequence ATGAAAATCCAGAAAAAGCTAACGTATATTGATCTGTTTGCTGGTTGCGGCGGACTTTCTCTGGGTCTCTATAACTCCGAGCGATGGCATGGTCTTTTTGCCGTGGAGAAAAATGCGGACGCCTTTAAAACGCTGAAGCACAACCTCATAGACAGCCACCAACACTTCTCTTGGCCGGAATGGCTCCGCAAACAAAACCATGATATTAAGTCGTTGCTAATAACCCACCGAGCCAACCTTATCGCTCTTCGGGGAAAGGTGGATCTTGTTGCTGGCGGACCGCCATGTCAGGGGTTCTCGCTGGCTGGCCGCAGGGCTGAAAAAGACCACCGCAACAATTTGGTACACTCCTATCTGGAATTCATTGAACTCGTACAGCCCCGGGCGATTCTCTTTGAAAACGTAAAAGGATTTAGTGTCGGATTTAAAACTGGCGATACACGAGGAACCCCCGTTTCACAAACCGTGCTAAAAAAACTGCATGCTCTTGGGTACGAAGATGCTGTGCCGCACGTGCTCGACTTTTCTGAGTTCGGGGTTCCTCAGCAGCGCAAACGGTTCATTATTGTCGGTACTCGAAACGGCACAGCCGACAAATTTTTTAAAAACATAAAAGCGGCGGCATCAGACTTCTTGGGTAAAAAAGAGCTTTCTGCCACACCCTCATTAAAGCAGGCCATATCCGACATTGAGCGAGGTCACGGAGAATTTGATTCACCCGACACGCCTGGATTTATGGCTGGGAAATACGCATCGCGCGCATTTTCGCCGTACCAAAAATTAATGAGAACGGGCGCAGGAAAAACTCCCGACAGCCACCGATTCGCCAAACATTCCCCAGCTGTGCAGGATAAATTTGCCGCAATCATTGAAAACCAATTAACCTCCAGAGATGTTCAGAAACAATTCAACACGAGAAAAAGCAGTACAAAATTACTACGAGCCTCTGAGCCAACGCCCACACTGACTACTCTGCCCGACGATTACGTCCATTACTGCGAACCTAGAATTTTGACCGTCCGTGAATATGCGCGCATCCAATCATTTCCCGACTGGTACGAATTCAAGGGTAAATACACAACCGGCGGCTCACGACGAAAAATCGAAGTTCCCCGCTACTCGCAAATTGGGAATGCCATCCCGCCACTGTTTGCAGAACTCGCGGGGCGGGTGCTTGGGGAGGCGTTGATATGA
- a CDS encoding RsmB/NOP family class I SAM-dependent RNA methyltransferase, which yields MKNLNEKIINQQTRLAAEILETLTPHVLEHRHPADRVLLRFFKNRHELGSRDRRFLSECFFSYFRWLGWTRPLNLKPLEAAALSWLLDRTDLHVALQAAAKTGWFPLGGKPLEEKRAALAAWFPKVQALDKADLIFPEFGKSVDLPAGCEDGFYETLQQRPPTWLRLRDEAFKQTLAEANIPFKEHAVVPGIISVDAGTSLGKLGHGGQYEVQDVASQAVALIAAPAAGSDWWDACAGAGGKTVQMADLIGNDGKILATDLRTEALHECKKRARAGGIAIVRTQLHDLAKDRPFTKEFDGVLVDAPCSGWGTWSRNPDARWRSDPRDPAQKRNLQVKMLNNAAQCVKSGGVLVYAVCTFTREETTGVLERFMAEHPEFVLDPFANPLTGAPTNGTLQIWPWEGPGDGMFTARLRKA from the coding sequence GTGAAAAATTTAAACGAAAAAATTATCAACCAGCAAACCCGGCTGGCCGCCGAAATCCTCGAAACGCTCACGCCGCACGTCCTTGAACACCGGCATCCGGCCGACCGCGTTCTGCTCCGGTTCTTCAAAAACCGCCACGAACTCGGCTCGCGCGACCGTCGTTTTCTCTCCGAATGCTTCTTTTCCTATTTCCGCTGGCTCGGCTGGACCCGCCCGCTCAATCTGAAACCGCTGGAGGCCGCCGCACTCAGCTGGCTTCTCGACCGGACCGATTTGCACGTCGCGCTGCAAGCCGCCGCAAAGACGGGCTGGTTTCCGCTCGGCGGGAAACCGCTGGAAGAAAAGCGCGCCGCATTGGCCGCGTGGTTTCCGAAAGTTCAGGCGCTGGATAAAGCCGATCTCATTTTTCCGGAGTTTGGAAAGTCGGTGGATCTTCCGGCAGGTTGCGAAGACGGCTTTTACGAAACGCTCCAGCAGCGTCCGCCGACCTGGCTGCGGCTGCGCGATGAAGCGTTCAAGCAGACGCTTGCCGAAGCGAATATTCCTTTCAAGGAGCACGCCGTGGTTCCCGGCATAATTTCAGTTGATGCGGGCACGTCGCTCGGCAAGCTGGGTCACGGCGGACAGTATGAAGTGCAGGATGTCGCTTCGCAGGCCGTGGCGCTGATTGCCGCGCCCGCCGCCGGTTCCGACTGGTGGGACGCCTGCGCCGGTGCGGGCGGCAAAACCGTACAAATGGCCGACTTGATCGGGAACGACGGAAAAATTCTGGCGACCGATTTGCGAACCGAGGCGCTGCACGAGTGTAAAAAGCGGGCCCGGGCCGGCGGCATTGCCATCGTCCGCACCCAGCTTCACGATCTGGCCAAAGACCGTCCGTTTACCAAAGAGTTCGACGGTGTGCTGGTGGACGCGCCCTGTTCCGGTTGGGGGACATGGAGCCGTAATCCGGATGCCCGCTGGCGGAGCGATCCGCGCGATCCGGCGCAGAAACGCAATTTGCAGGTGAAGATGCTCAACAACGCGGCGCAGTGCGTGAAGTCCGGCGGCGTGCTGGTTTACGCCGTCTGCACGTTCACCCGCGAAGAAACAACCGGCGTGCTGGAGCGGTTCATGGCGGAACATCCTGAGTTTGTGCTGGATCCGTTTGCTAATCCGCTGACCGGCGCACCGACGAACGGCACACTTCAGATATGGCCGTGGGAAGGCCCCGGCGACGGCATGTTTACAGCCCGGCTGCGGAAAGCTTGA
- a CDS encoding arsenic efflux protein: MKEIFLTALIDSAGMIPFLLFIYFVVEWFERKFGGSIEHRLKKSAKAGPALGALFGCVPQCGFSVVAASFYSRRLITTGTLLAVILSTSDEAIPVMLAQPGRCGIVITLLITKLIIGITAGFLIDFFMRRRKSVEAASAIQANEHHELGCCNHQLSGKPNPWQLLKHPLIHTAKIFLFIFAVTLGINGLIALVGEENLGRVLLRHSLFQPFLAALVGLIPNCAASVAIAEMFLKGGISFGSAVAGLCCSGGLGLLVLVRENRDFKDTLRVIALLVFISTVAGLAIQLLFP, from the coding sequence ATGAAAGAGATTTTCCTCACTGCTTTGATCGACAGCGCCGGAATGATTCCGTTCCTGCTGTTCATTTATTTTGTCGTGGAATGGTTTGAGCGGAAGTTCGGCGGGAGCATCGAACACCGATTAAAGAAATCCGCCAAGGCCGGCCCGGCGCTGGGCGCGCTGTTCGGTTGCGTTCCGCAGTGCGGATTTTCCGTCGTGGCCGCGTCGTTCTATTCGCGCCGCCTGATCACCACCGGTACGCTGCTGGCCGTTATTCTATCCACTTCCGACGAAGCGATTCCAGTAATGCTGGCGCAACCGGGCCGATGTGGAATCGTTATCACCCTGCTGATCACCAAGCTGATTATCGGCATAACTGCCGGATTTCTGATCGACTTTTTTATGCGCCGCCGCAAGTCAGTCGAAGCCGCTTCCGCCATTCAGGCCAACGAACATCACGAGCTGGGCTGCTGCAACCACCAGCTTTCCGGTAAGCCCAACCCGTGGCAACTGCTAAAACATCCGTTGATTCACACGGCGAAAATTTTCCTATTCATCTTTGCCGTGACGCTCGGCATTAACGGCCTGATCGCTCTGGTCGGCGAAGAAAATCTCGGCCGCGTTCTGCTGCGCCATTCCCTGTTCCAGCCGTTTCTCGCCGCGCTGGTCGGACTGATTCCTAACTGCGCCGCTTCAGTAGCCATCGCCGAAATGTTTTTGAAAGGCGGCATCAGCTTTGGTTCCGCCGTCGCCGGACTGTGCTGCAGCGGTGGGCTCGGACTGCTGGTACTGGTACGGGAAAACCGCGATTTTAAAGATACGCTCCGGGTTATCGCGCTGCTGGTCTTCATTAGCACCGTTGCGGGGCTCGCCATTCAGCTTCTTTTCCCGTAA
- a CDS encoding ATP-binding protein: protein MSTVKFRISSALKSIIGKDLITDDFVAIFELVKNSFDAEAKNIEVSFLLNDPKNQKIIIADDGNGMDEADLRDKWLFVAYSAKKEGVERSQRKIFAGNKGVGRFSCDRLGGHLRIQSKISSETYVHNLKVNWGAFEKDAKQEFRDVAVTYNQLPHFEFPNGPRKLKHGVILEISDLREAGSWDRNKLLRLHRSLSKLIPPFENLEDQGKIHLFCDREVSSDEKESEEALKGERFAEVVNGGITNDIFDVLKDKTTALDASIDTKGNLDITLTDRGSVIYRTREDVSKSLSELRTAGFRCQISYLNTSAKMTFGRRMGIPSVQYGSVFLIRNGFLVYPVGEEGDDYWGLDRRKAQGYNRYLGTRELLGFVSVYGNETAFRESSSRDKGLIHTPASEQLNECVLLCIKKLEAYVVGVSWRDKLDKEYSTIERISLDTNRDRIIELVEALSLSGSIKVLDYNRNLVGILSDKVTDLEATLSRLNNIAAKQGDNQLLKDVQRAEAEFKKVKEAEARALKIAEEEAVARKAAERRAQEEALRAEQARAETNAAQVELEEEKKRSLFLLGSGSRDKEVLEGFLHQIVIYAANAKVQLEEILPSEDKADPRLPPNIKQSLENLREINEKIIMASRFATHGNFRMDSTYLTTDLAAFICEFLKNISQIYASKIMVSFDCTEKSFEKRFKPIELGMAIENLIDNAKKAKAARVEFGISIKDGFLQIDIIDNGRGLDRSISDPSRIFEKGFSRTDGSGLGLYLCKQTFESIGGEISLSKEQPKRGTHFIVRIGK, encoded by the coding sequence ATGAGTACGGTTAAATTTCGAATCAGTTCTGCGCTCAAAAGTATTATCGGGAAAGACCTCATCACAGATGATTTCGTTGCCATCTTTGAGCTGGTCAAAAACTCGTTCGATGCTGAAGCCAAAAACATTGAGGTATCCTTTCTTCTGAACGATCCTAAGAACCAAAAAATCATCATCGCTGATGACGGAAATGGAATGGATGAGGCCGATTTAAGGGACAAATGGCTTTTTGTTGCATACTCCGCAAAAAAAGAAGGGGTTGAGCGGTCGCAAAGGAAAATCTTTGCGGGCAACAAGGGGGTGGGCCGATTCTCATGCGATAGACTAGGGGGACACCTCCGAATTCAGTCGAAAATATCCAGCGAAACCTATGTTCACAACTTAAAGGTCAATTGGGGTGCCTTCGAAAAAGACGCCAAACAAGAATTCCGGGATGTCGCTGTAACTTATAATCAACTTCCTCATTTTGAATTCCCAAATGGTCCGCGAAAGTTAAAGCACGGTGTCATCCTTGAGATCTCGGATTTGCGTGAAGCCGGCTCATGGGATAGAAATAAGCTTCTCCGCCTGCATCGCTCGCTCTCGAAGTTGATTCCCCCTTTCGAGAATCTAGAAGACCAAGGCAAGATTCATCTGTTTTGCGATAGAGAAGTTTCTTCTGATGAAAAGGAGAGCGAAGAAGCCCTCAAAGGAGAGCGCTTTGCAGAAGTTGTCAACGGAGGTATTACCAACGACATTTTTGATGTTTTAAAAGACAAAACCACCGCCCTTGATGCCTCGATAGATACCAAAGGGAATCTAGATATCACCCTTACGGATCGTGGTTCGGTGATCTATCGGACTCGTGAAGATGTCTCAAAAAGCTTATCCGAGCTTCGGACGGCAGGATTCAGATGTCAGATATCCTATCTGAATACTTCAGCAAAAATGACTTTCGGAAGACGTATGGGAATACCCTCTGTACAGTACGGATCCGTCTTCCTGATCCGAAACGGATTCCTTGTTTATCCCGTTGGTGAAGAAGGTGATGACTATTGGGGGCTAGATCGACGAAAGGCGCAGGGATACAACCGATACCTTGGAACCAGAGAGCTTCTAGGTTTTGTATCTGTCTACGGCAATGAAACTGCGTTTAGAGAATCTTCCAGCCGGGACAAGGGCCTTATTCACACGCCTGCAAGCGAGCAACTAAACGAGTGCGTACTACTTTGCATAAAAAAACTCGAGGCCTATGTGGTTGGCGTTTCATGGAGGGATAAGCTAGACAAAGAGTATTCCACCATAGAGAGGATATCGCTGGATACCAATCGTGATCGCATCATCGAATTGGTAGAAGCTCTGTCATTATCAGGTTCTATTAAGGTTTTGGATTACAACCGAAATCTAGTAGGAATCCTGAGTGACAAGGTGACTGACCTTGAAGCCACGCTGTCGCGGCTCAATAACATCGCCGCCAAACAGGGGGATAATCAGCTTCTAAAAGATGTGCAACGCGCCGAAGCAGAGTTCAAAAAGGTCAAAGAGGCCGAAGCCAGAGCGTTAAAAATCGCGGAAGAAGAGGCCGTAGCTCGTAAAGCCGCCGAACGACGAGCCCAAGAAGAAGCCCTTCGAGCAGAACAAGCTCGAGCAGAAACCAATGCCGCACAAGTAGAGCTTGAGGAAGAAAAAAAACGTTCCCTCTTCCTTCTTGGGAGCGGCTCTCGGGATAAGGAAGTTCTAGAAGGCTTTCTTCATCAAATCGTAATCTATGCGGCCAATGCAAAAGTACAGCTTGAGGAAATTCTCCCGAGTGAAGATAAAGCCGATCCCAGACTGCCTCCAAACATTAAACAGTCGCTTGAAAATTTACGTGAAATTAATGAAAAAATTATAATGGCCTCGCGGTTTGCGACACACGGAAATTTCCGAATGGACAGCACATACCTCACCACCGACCTTGCTGCGTTTATCTGTGAATTTTTGAAAAATATATCCCAGATATATGCATCAAAAATTATGGTTTCTTTTGATTGCACAGAAAAATCGTTTGAGAAAAGGTTCAAGCCCATTGAGCTCGGTATGGCAATAGAAAATCTCATCGATAATGCGAAAAAAGCAAAGGCAGCGCGCGTTGAGTTTGGCATCTCCATAAAAGATGGCTTCCTTCAGATCGACATCATAGATAATGGACGGGGTCTCGACCGATCGATTAGCGACCCCTCCCGTATTTTTGAAAAAGGCTTCTCTCGAACGGATGGCTCTGGTCTGGGCCTATACCTATGTAAACAGACATTCGAATCTATCGGAGGGGAGATATCCCTGTCAAAGGAACAACCAAAACGAGGCACTCACTTTATAGTCAGGATCGGAAAATGA
- a CDS encoding DUF128 domain-containing protein produces MNVRNDKARAAVLRALSELDGPAGAARIAERLPGMGVRLQPRTIRLYLTELDRDGLTALNSRRKGRVITELGRAELERSDVVAKVGFVRGRIDTLGYRMTFRGETNEGTVIANFALVPSRDLSQVFAEIKPVYARRLGLGDRLCLIRANEMLAGHAVPGGYAALGTVCSVTVNGVLMSEGIPVTSRYGGLIEMRQGRPVRFVELMDYSATTVDPLETFIRAGMTDVRESARSGHGIITASFREIPSVALDDARRVFDRLQRAGMGGILMVGRPGQPLLDIPVAEGRTGFIVVGGLNPVAALVEAGISCELKSLSGLEEFSRFSAFDETFRRYMDALR; encoded by the coding sequence ATGAATGTCCGGAACGACAAAGCTCGCGCAGCCGTTTTGCGGGCACTCAGCGAACTCGACGGACCGGCCGGCGCGGCGCGAATTGCCGAGCGGCTGCCCGGCATGGGCGTCCGGCTCCAGCCGCGCACCATCCGGTTATATCTGACCGAACTCGACCGCGACGGACTGACCGCGCTGAACAGCCGCCGGAAAGGCCGCGTCATCACCGAACTGGGCCGCGCCGAACTGGAACGCTCCGACGTTGTTGCCAAAGTCGGTTTCGTCCGCGGACGGATTGATACGCTCGGCTACCGGATGACCTTTCGCGGTGAAACAAACGAAGGAACGGTTATCGCCAACTTCGCGCTGGTTCCGTCGCGCGACCTGTCACAGGTTTTCGCCGAAATCAAACCGGTTTACGCCCGCCGACTTGGGCTGGGTGATCGGCTCTGCCTGATTCGCGCTAACGAAATGCTCGCCGGACACGCTGTTCCCGGCGGCTATGCCGCACTCGGAACTGTCTGCAGCGTCACCGTCAACGGCGTTCTGATGTCGGAAGGCATTCCGGTCACTTCGCGTTACGGCGGACTGATTGAAATGCGGCAGGGACGACCGGTACGGTTCGTCGAACTGATGGACTACTCCGCCACCACCGTTGATCCGCTCGAAACATTCATTCGCGCCGGTATGACAGATGTGCGTGAAAGTGCGCGCAGCGGCCACGGCATCATCACGGCCAGCTTTCGCGAAATTCCGTCGGTCGCGCTCGACGATGCGCGCCGCGTCTTCGACCGGCTTCAGCGTGCCGGCATGGGCGGCATCCTGATGGTCGGCCGCCCCGGTCAGCCGCTGCTGGATATTCCGGTCGCTGAAGGCCGTACCGGCTTTATTGTGGTTGGCGGGCTGAATCCGGTGGCGGCGCTGGTCGAAGCAGGCATTTCCTGCGAACTGAAATCGCTCTCCGGCCTCGAAGAATTCAGCCGCTTCAGCGCCTTCGACGAAACCTTCCGCCGCTACATGGATGCGCTGCGGTAG
- a CDS encoding pyruvate, phosphate dikinase yields MKPFSTTLSTGIPDLDHTIRGVLAGDNIVWQVDDIAEYQAFVLPFAQAAQDNGRVLIYFRFARHEPLLPSFMATEVHELDPQIGFEAFIARIHEVIRRVGKGGFYVFDCLSCLAVDWYSDQMLGNFFMLTCPYLFDLETVTYFALFRNYHTQHAIGPISRTTQLFLDVYSHKGRLYLRPMKTQHRHSPTINMLHEWRKEDDTFHAVSSSNVISEILTSARWSGLSADSSGDFWETAFVRAREMIKSGTYRPDIPERGKILYEQLSRMIISRDEGMQRLIARNLTLEDILDVRKRMIGTGLIGGKTVGMLLARAILKRTDPRYVELLEEHDSFYIGSDAFYTFLVRNGIWKVRQNQSDPERFLEGAEEARHMIIRGDFPDYILQQFDEMLDYFGPSPFIVRSSSLLEDNYGNSYAGKYDSVFCANQGPRERRLQDLLAAVKTIYASSMSERALNYRAHRGALDKDEQMALLVMRVSGASYGHYFYPQAAGVAFSFNPYAWSPDIDPEAGVMRLVFGLGTRAVDRSDDDHTRIVALNAPDKRPEGNFEATLQYTQRRVDCLDLESNQPASELFSDLIKTPPEDLPLDMFAAADVVTLPDGRRVERRMLTFDKLLKETPFVHDMRDILNILHEAYDYPVDIEFTMNFVDEKNYRINLVQCRPLQVQGVGAVKLPEIKVPEASRIIEARGAVVGQSRLIPVDRLIYVVPSIYGKLPLQERYAVSRLIGEINRTATPDSTVMLLGPGRWGTSSPELGVPVSFNDINRVNVLCEIVAMHEHLVPDVSLGTHFLNELVENNMLYLALFPKQGNNFLNEEFFLKGRNRLLDLVPSATKWADAVHVIETKDLPGGSSINLWASAVDQKVVCYLK; encoded by the coding sequence ATGAAACCTTTCAGCACAACACTGAGCACAGGGATTCCGGATCTCGACCACACGATTCGCGGTGTGCTGGCTGGCGATAATATCGTCTGGCAGGTGGACGACATTGCCGAGTATCAGGCGTTCGTGCTGCCGTTCGCTCAGGCGGCGCAGGATAACGGCCGGGTGCTGATCTATTTCCGTTTCGCCCGCCACGAACCGCTACTGCCGTCGTTCATGGCGACCGAAGTGCACGAACTCGACCCGCAGATCGGCTTTGAAGCGTTTATCGCCCGCATTCATGAAGTGATCCGCCGCGTCGGCAAAGGCGGGTTCTATGTTTTTGACTGCCTGTCGTGTCTGGCGGTCGACTGGTATTCCGATCAGATGCTCGGCAATTTTTTCATGCTGACCTGTCCGTATCTTTTCGACCTTGAAACCGTCACCTACTTCGCGCTGTTCCGCAACTATCACACGCAGCACGCCATCGGCCCGATCAGCCGCACGACCCAGCTGTTTCTGGATGTCTATTCCCATAAAGGCCGGCTCTATCTGCGACCGATGAAGACGCAGCACCGCCACTCGCCGACGATCAATATGCTTCACGAATGGCGCAAAGAGGACGACACGTTTCATGCCGTCAGCTCCAGTAATGTGATTTCCGAGATTCTCACCTCGGCCCGCTGGTCGGGACTGAGCGCTGACAGCAGCGGCGATTTCTGGGAGACAGCATTTGTCCGCGCCCGTGAGATGATTAAATCTGGAACGTACCGCCCCGACATTCCCGAGCGCGGGAAAATTCTCTACGAACAGCTCTCGCGGATGATTATTTCACGCGACGAAGGAATGCAGCGGCTGATTGCGCGCAATCTGACGCTCGAAGATATTCTCGATGTACGCAAACGCATGATCGGCACGGGGCTGATCGGCGGTAAAACCGTCGGGATGCTTCTGGCCCGCGCCATTCTCAAGCGCACCGATCCGCGCTACGTCGAACTGCTGGAAGAGCACGATTCGTTTTATATCGGCTCTGACGCGTTCTATACCTTCCTTGTGCGTAACGGCATCTGGAAAGTGCGCCAGAACCAGAGCGATCCGGAGCGCTTCCTTGAAGGAGCGGAAGAAGCCCGCCACATGATTATTCGCGGCGACTTTCCCGACTACATTCTTCAGCAGTTCGATGAAATGCTCGACTACTTCGGGCCGTCGCCGTTCATCGTCCGCTCGTCCTCACTGCTCGAAGACAACTACGGCAACTCCTACGCCGGAAAATACGACAGCGTCTTCTGCGCCAATCAGGGGCCGCGCGAACGCCGCCTGCAGGATCTGCTCGCCGCTGTGAAAACCATTTACGCCAGCTCCATGAGCGAGAGGGCGCTCAACTACCGCGCTCACCGCGGCGCGCTCGATAAAGACGAGCAGATGGCGCTGCTGGTCATGCGCGTTTCCGGCGCTTCGTACGGACACTACTTTTATCCGCAGGCGGCTGGCGTCGCCTTTTCTTTCAATCCTTACGCATGGAGCCCTGACATTGATCCGGAGGCTGGCGTCATGCGGCTGGTCTTCGGACTCGGCACGCGCGCCGTGGATCGCTCCGACGACGACCATACCCGCATCGTCGCGCTGAACGCGCCGGACAAACGCCCGGAAGGAAATTTTGAAGCGACACTGCAATACACACAGCGCCGCGTCGATTGCCTCGACCTCGAATCGAACCAGCCCGCCTCCGAATTGTTCAGCGATCTCATCAAAACGCCGCCGGAAGATCTGCCGCTGGATATGTTCGCCGCCGCTGACGTTGTTACTCTGCCTGACGGACGGCGGGTCGAGCGCCGGATGCTCACCTTCGACAAACTGCTCAAGGAGACACCGTTTGTGCACGACATGCGCGACATCCTTAATATTTTGCACGAAGCCTACGATTATCCGGTGGACATCGAATTCACCATGAACTTTGTGGACGAAAAAAACTACCGCATCAACCTCGTCCAGTGCCGCCCGCTTCAGGTGCAGGGTGTCGGCGCGGTGAAACTGCCGGAAATTAAAGTGCCGGAAGCCAGCCGCATCATCGAAGCGCGCGGCGCGGTTGTCGGGCAGAGCCGTTTGATTCCGGTGGATCGTCTGATCTATGTGGTTCCCTCAATCTACGGAAAACTTCCTCTGCAGGAGCGTTACGCCGTCTCCCGGTTGATCGGCGAAATCAATCGCACCGCGACACCGGACAGCACCGTCATGCTGCTCGGCCCCGGACGATGGGGCACCAGCAGTCCGGAGCTTGGAGTTCCCGTCAGCTTCAACGACATCAACCGCGTGAATGTCCTGTGCGAAATCGTCGCCATGCACGAACACCTCGTGCCCGACGTATCACTCGGCACGCACTTTCTCAACGAGCTGGTCGAAAACAACATGCTCTATCTGGCGCTCTTCCCGAAACAGGGCAACAACTTCCTCAACGAAGAATTTTTCCTGAAGGGACGCAATCGGCTGCTCGATCTCGTTCCTTCCGCCACGAAATGGGCCGACGCCGTGCACGTCATCGAAACGAAAGATCTGCCCGGCGGCAGCAGCATCAACCTCTGGGCTAGCGCGGTAGATCAAAAAGTCGTCTGCTACCTTAAGTGA
- the gdhA gene encoding NADP-specific glutamate dehydrogenase yields the protein MKMSVVKEVLDIVERRNAGEPEFLQAVREVLESLEPVMARRKDLCDAKILHRIVEPERQIIFRVPWQDDKGQVQVNRGFRFEFNSAIGPYKGGLRFHPSVNASILKFLGFEQIFKNALTTLPMGGGKGGSDFDPKGKSDSEVMRFCQSFMTELQRHIGPDTDVPAGDIGVGGREIGFMFGQYRRIRNEFTGVLTGKGLKWGGSLIRPEATGYGAVYFAQEMLKTRRTSLEGKVCTVSGSGNVAQYTVEKINQLGGKAVTLSDSAGTIVDPDGINDEKLAWVMDLKNVQRGRISEYTKKFSKAQFLEGKRPWSVKCDCAFPSATQNEIDGNDAKTLLDNGCFLISEGANMPSTPEAVERFLAKKILYGPGKAANAGGVATSGLEMSQNSMRMSWSREEVDEKLNGIMVSIHKNCFETAAEYGCAGNYVAGANIAGFTKVADAMLAQGLI from the coding sequence ATGAAAATGAGTGTAGTCAAAGAAGTGTTAGACATCGTCGAACGCCGCAATGCGGGCGAACCGGAGTTCTTGCAGGCCGTGCGCGAAGTTCTCGAATCGCTGGAACCGGTTATGGCCCGCCGCAAAGACCTGTGCGATGCAAAAATCCTGCACCGGATCGTCGAACCGGAACGTCAGATCATCTTCCGCGTGCCGTGGCAGGATGATAAAGGTCAGGTTCAGGTCAACCGCGGTTTCCGCTTCGAATTCAACAGCGCGATCGGCCCGTACAAAGGCGGACTGCGCTTTCACCCCAGCGTGAATGCCAGCATCCTGAAGTTCCTTGGCTTCGAGCAGATTTTCAAAAACGCACTGACCACGCTTCCTATGGGCGGCGGCAAGGGCGGTTCGGACTTCGATCCGAAAGGTAAATCCGACAGCGAAGTCATGCGTTTCTGCCAGTCGTTCATGACGGAACTGCAGCGCCATATCGGCCCGGACACCGACGTACCGGCCGGCGACATCGGCGTAGGCGGACGTGAAATCGGTTTCATGTTCGGCCAGTACCGCCGCATCCGTAACGAATTCACCGGCGTGCTCACCGGCAAAGGGCTGAAGTGGGGCGGTTCACTGATCCGTCCGGAAGCTACCGGCTACGGCGCGGTTTATTTCGCGCAGGAAATGCTCAAGACCCGCCGCACCAGCCTCGAAGGCAAAGTGTGTACGGTTTCCGGCTCCGGTAATGTCGCGCAGTACACCGTTGAAAAGATCAACCAGCTCGGCGGCAAAGCCGTCACGCTGTCTGACTCCGCCGGAACCATCGTGGATCCGGATGGCATCAACGACGAAAAACTGGCGTGGGTCATGGACCTCAAGAACGTACAGCGCGGACGCATTAGCGAATACACCAAGAAGTTCAGCAAAGCACAGTTCCTTGAAGGCAAACGCCCGTGGTCTGTGAAGTGCGACTGCGCTTTCCCGAGCGCTACGCAGAATGAAATCGACGGCAACGACGCCAAGACGCTGCTCGATAACGGATGCTTCCTGATCAGCGAAGGCGCAAATATGCCGAGCACGCCGGAAGCGGTCGAACGGTTCCTGGCCAAGAAGATTCTGTACGGACCGGGCAAAGCGGCCAACGCCGGCGGCGTAGCCACATCGGGTCTCGAAATGAGTCAGAACTCGATGCGGATGAGCTGGAGCCGCGAAGAAGTGGACGAAAAACTCAACGGCATCATGGTCAGTATCCACAAGAACTGCTTCGAAACAGCCGCCGAATATGGCTGTGCGGGCAACTATGTGGCGGGCGCCAACATCGCCGGATTCACCAAAGTGGCCGATGCCATGCTCGCTCAGGGGCTGATCTAA